The following DNA comes from Solanum stenotomum isolate F172 chromosome 11, ASM1918654v1, whole genome shotgun sequence.
AgggagagatggaagattgtcccaGACTGCATTTGGTGGACTATTTGGCTGGAAAGGAATCAGAGATGTTTTGAGAATAAGAGCTGCTctatggagaagatgaagctgAAATGTTTAGCTCTTTtctgtttttggtgtaaacatgaATATCCTCATGAAAATGAGGATATCCCTAGTATCTTAGAGTTCTTGAGTTTATAGGAAAACAGCAACACTTCTGTATTTCTGATTGTAAGTATTACTGGAATACGTCATGAGTATTCCTGTGTTTATAATACAAGTTACCTTTTCTCAAAAAAGTAGTTTTATTAAACACATAATAATCACTGTATAGTACTTCCCAATTCCATCATATAATATACTGGCAACAAACAGGTGGAAACCTAAGATTTTGGAGCAACACAATCGACAACTGAAACCACAATCCCAACACTCTGAGGTCATTCCATTACGCTAAACAAGTGCAGTAATTCagtaaaaaatattcaagaaacTGGAGGAATGATGAGACTCTAAGCtctttgatgaaatgatgagactTTAAGCTCTTTGTTACAGATAATAAATCAAAGCTCAGTGACGACAGAGCTGTCTACTACCTATCTAAAATGACACCTATGTAAGGGCAGGACTTTTATATTGGCACAGTCAGATGAGTTAAAATGCAAGAGTACCATTTATTCAAGTTTAGCTCTTCACAATTGTTTCAACTCAAGCTCAACGACTTAAATAACCAAGTTTATTAAAGAAGTAGCATCAATAACTGCATGAACCAGAATTGCTAATATGAATAAATCAGACTTTTGTACACCAAAGAGGAAAAGGCATGATACTTACCTGTAGTTCAAATTCCTTCAACTGTGGGGCAGCCCTTATTATAGACGTGCAACCTAAGAGACTCTGGCCTGACACTCTTAGTGAATTTCCAAatgtaataaaaacaaatttctTGAGCTTCGTAAGTTCAGGAAAATTGTAATGCTCCAAATCTTCGTGCGGATAATCAAACTACAGAGAAGGCACCAGTTAGTGCTAGGCTAGTAAAACAAGAGTAGATAGACACAAACTTTGTTCACTAACCAATGATATACAAGCATCTACTGTAAGGACCTCCAGCTGAGAGAGAACGCACAAAAGACGAGAGGATATGTCATCCAATAAATGGGTGTATGGCATACCCAAAATCTCTACATCAACCAGCATCGGGACATTCTTAAGCAGTAATACTTTTCCTGCTGAAGTCCTTAATGATATAAGATTTGTATCACAAATTTTAAGTGATTTTACATTGAAGCAGCTATATATCTCCAAGTGTCTCAACTTGAGGGACGGACCAACAACTTCCAAATTTTTCAATGTTCCTGATCCATGAACTTGCATTCTTTCAAGAAATGGACAATTGCGTAgaaagaactcaagaacttgGCCCGTCACATTTACAGATTTCAATATAAGCACTTTTAGAGACTTGAAATTCTGGTTGATAAGTGAGAGAATTTGGAGGTTATTAGAGCATGAAGAAGAATCTCCAAGACCAAGGAGCCGCTCCGGAAAAGTATAACAGGAATCAAAATTACGAGTGAATGATCCACACCTTAATAAGTCTAACTCTAGTCTTTGAACTTTCTTAGAAAAGGCAAGTTCAAGCCATTTGTCAATGTCGTGCTGAGCAAATTTGTTTAAATCAAAGTAAACACGAAATTGGTCAAGTCTCTGGCCTTTAAACTTTTGCAAAGCAGAGTTGACCCATGTCAGATACTTGTCCATATGCCCTTTTTGTAGCTTGGGTTGCACGAACACTTGATCCAAGTATTTTGTAGCATCAAAATCAAGGTGATCAATATATGTCCATAAGTTTAGCCAACGCCTTGAGAGGAGACTTGTATCTGCAGCTTCCTTAACAGTAAAGAAAGACAATATATATACCAGAATTTCATCAGGTAACTGACTGACACGATCTTCTTGTGCAATGCAGACTTCCTTTTGACactagaaacaaaaaaattgatcaaaccaCAAGAATGACAAGAGACTGAAGAAAAGAGATATGGGGTTGAGAAAAACACCTTTTTTAAAGCAAATTTGTTGGAAAGTCGCAGTCTTTTCTCCATGGGTTCTACATAAGATAatgtttgtattatttttaatttttgttccaACCAGGAAGATACAATCATTGCCGAAAgctaacaataaataaaaaggggACCTTGATTGCAGTTTAGATGCAAAAACAAAGGATAAAACAGAGACAGAGTACCACAAAAacacactatttttttataagatCAAAAATTCAGAGTAGGATTCACGAGTACCTGGAATTActaaaggaagaagaagaaagatgctGCTGCGCTGTTCCAAATTGAGAAATCGCTCTTACCGTGAGGACGACAGACTAGGgctaatattatatatagtttttgccttatatatgtatatatatatatatatgatatactATTAGATACAAAagcattattttatttgttttaattttataattttgttttcaattatttttataatattttaaacatattttttaaaaggaaaagggCCCAAAATACGCTCGAAGTATTGAAAATGGTACACAACTACCCCTCATTCACCTATTGGCTCTCAAATACTTTCTccatccacctattggctcaCAAATACCCTCCACATCCACCTTTAGCTCCAATTTTAACCACTTCATTAACAGAGGaccatttaaaataattaaatagttctttTAATTACATGGCGCTCAACTATTGGttgcaatttaattatttaatataattttaaacccACCAATTTTTAACTAAACCCGCCCCAATACTTATTAAACTCCCCCGCCCCaataccaaaacaacccaactAATAAAAAAGAACCCTAAAACCTTCGTTCCCAAATTTACACTCCATTTTTCATGATCCTCAATCCAACTTGAAATTGGCCTTTTCCTAAAAGGTCACGTATATTTTACATGTAAATTTTCATTCTCATTTATAGAAATTAGGATATTGGAACCTAGAGGACAAGATGGTGCAATAATCAACCCTTCTTCCATGTTTCCCTTTTGCATATCTGTTCATACCCAAGGACTTTTGGGACCTCATGGTTAAGCTCTAGAAGTAATTGATGCTTACTAGATCAATTGTGTTGTCTTTTTCTGCAGTTAAATTGtcccttataaaaaaaatcaatttcatagTCTGAATTTGCTATAGCTAACTGTCCTACAGTTGGAGGACATGCATGCATGTTAGCCAcattatgtaacactgcaccACCTATGAAATGCCGTGagataattaaaattgaattcttATGTTAGTTACTTATTTTTCCTCTCTTTATgttgttttccattttttcttgTTCGGCAGTCATGGGAGTAAAACAAAGGTATTTATGCAACCTGTACTCTTGTTGTTTAAACACGAGAATAGATCATTACTCCTCTTGTCCCATAATATGTACTATCATTTTTCACTTCTCGATAGTCAATTTGACTAAACTTCGAAGCTATATTGATTGGattaaatcaatattttaaaattaaaatttatatatcccAAAACAATACGAAAATTTGGAAACGAAGGTTATAGGGTTCTTTTTTATTAGTTGGGTTCTTTTTGTATTGGGGCGGGCGGGTTTAGTTAAAAATGGGTGGGTAATGAGTgggtttaaaattatattaaataattaaatggcAACCAATTGTTGAGCGCCACGTAATTAAAaagattatttaattatttaaaatagtgGTCCGTTAATGAAGTGGCTAAAATTGGACCCAAAGGTGGATGGAGAGGGTATTTGTGAGGAAATAGGTGGATGGGGAGGGTATTTGGGAGCCAATAGATGGATGAGGGGTAGTTGTGTGCCATTTTCAGTACTTAGAGGGTATTTTAGGCACTTTTCcgttttttaaatgatatatatgacACATGTAATATTTTGAGAGTCCTAATTTGCAATAAACCTCAAATGACTAAagtgtaaatttcatatatgacatatattatagtactaATTTCAAGCTATAATagtagatttagactttcaatctataacattaaaaattccAGGCTAtaacaagttaaaaaaaatgtttttattaattggaaaaaacttaaaaaataaataaaaagataaacgaaaatttaaaaaaaaaaaacagaattagaaataataaagtaaaaaactgaaattgtgggcagtaatttaatttgaatttattgtagaTACTAATGATTAGCATGAAATAAGGGAtccaaactaattaagaatattcagtttccttaatttacactaatttgttaaaattaattcaaaaatctgattttaaaaatcaattttcatttatttaataaatgattaatctatttatgattttttattattaattaataatatgtaattaataaggaaaaaatgaaaaaaaaaaacggaaATAAGGGtgtcaattaaatttgaattaatttaagataattattaattagcatgaattaaggaatctcaaactaattaagaatattcagtttccttaattcactctaatttgttaaaattaattcaaaaatctgattttatccatttttcttccacgtttctctctcttcaattttcttccAGAAATTTTGTCACTGGCGactaattgaagttttttttttgtttgaaaaatcctattttttttgtgatggacaactacgtatcaatattaattaaacatgccggaagatgggatccttcaggttagtatttttaattgtttactaTTTGTATTTGGATTTcagtgaatgaaaaaaaaaatgaaactgtaaatcatattttgtgattttgtttttgtacatcgtcactatattgaatgtgatatattttttttgtataaacaatacattttgttcataatacgtATTAACTGTTGTGAAATGTATAATATTAGTGATTTTCTGTTTTTGTGAttgttttgtgtatttttttttcttaaagtataaagtaattgtatatttatgaatgaatttaatagAATTATTGGAAAGAAATTTGTAAGAAAAAGTGTTTCGTAAGatgtaaaaaaagttatttggaTTTTTGACGAATTGTATAACaagtgttttaagttggtattaaattataaatttcagtGTGTTAGATTAAATGTTGTCATTTCTAAAGTAATTAGTGAGTTAGAAATGAATTATTTGGTACGATAAGATATAGATATTTGTAATGTATGattattgttgtatgaaatgtatattaagaaagtatgaaatttgtatgaaagCGTGTCCAGTAATctgaaaaaaaagttatttgaaattttgacgaATTGTATGATAAGTGTTTTAAGGttgtattaattttgaaattttattgttgacatttttgtataaatttgtgtgactTTAATGGAGTATTTTCGTAAAAATAATGCACATATttgttgtatgaaatttgtattaaaatagtATGAAAGTGTTTGGAATGTACTatttgaatgatatttgtatgaaatgtttttttgattgaatataaaaattgttttgtaATGTTATGTCTgtctgaatgatatttgtatttcgaattgtttgtttataatgtgagactaatttatattttttttaatgaaacagggAATTATGTCGATTTTCAAATAGAGGAGGTttgctgatgtgaaattcaaaaggTCAAAAGTTACCTGTAGTAGATGTCGTCAAGTTGGACATAACAGGAAAACATATTCAAATTATCCTATGCAAAAGTAATGAATGTTCATTTGTTAAGactatatatagttttttttttgttggttatattaatgttttgatttgatataaaacataataattttgtgTTTAGCGTACTGGTTATTATTTATACGCTGTTCATTCAGTTATCATACATAATGCATACTGTTATAAATTTAGTGCTTGATATTGTGTTTCAATTTATACACGATTCATTTATTAAGTCCACAAAATTCATACATTTGTTACTAAAAATTGTTCCAGATTATCATTTCATCTTCTACAGTTCTGCTACAAGGACATATTAGTTGTCATGATTATTGGTAAGTACTATTTGGACACAAAATTAAGCCAAAGTctatccaaacaggctctaaaacttctttcttttgccCCTCCATAAATAGCAAGCTTGCAATTTAAGTCTCCACTTTCATGGTTAAAGTGAAGACTTTTTTATTTGAGTTAAGCATTTGACAGATTTTACTAAATGAATTTTAGAAACTAATACTCTTCTTATAATAAGTGTATCTAACCAAAGACAAGGTAACTGTCAACAAGTAGAAGCGGGGTTGTGGAAATTTGAATACGGAGAAGAAAAACTTCTTAGAACAATGTATAAGGGCTCTTCTAGGCtacaacaattatatttatagaaagaaaaattCATAGATTGTCCCCTACTTTTCATAATATGTGATATTTTAGATGGATatcactttcaatttttttggtataATGTGCTTCATtagttcttttcaatttttcattgtGGCTTTTCTTTAGCGTAATATNNNNNNNNNNNNNNNNNNNNNNNNNNNNNNNNNNNNNNNNNNNNNNNNNNNNNNNNNNNNNNNNNNNNNNNNNNNNNNNNNNNNNNNNNNNNNNNNNNNNNNNNNNNNNNNNNNNNNNNNNNNNNNNNNNNNNNNNNNNNNNNNNNNNNNNNNNNNNNNNNNNNNNNNNNNNNNNNNNNNNNNNNNNNNNNNNNNNNNNNNNNNNNNNNNNNNNNNNNNNNNNNNNNNNNNNNNNNNNNNNNNNNNNNNNNNNNNNNNNNNNNNNNNNNNNNNNNNNNNNNNNNNNNNNNNNNNNNNNNNNNNNNNNNNNNNNNNNNNNNNNNNNNNNNNNNNNNNNNNNNNNNNNNNNNNNNNNNNNNNNNNNNNNNNNNNNNNNNNNNNNNNNNNNNNNNNNNNNNNNNNNNNNNNNNNNNNNNNNNNNNNNNNNNNNNNaatttgaatttttttatcttttcaagtACACAGAAAAAGTGTATATTGACAATGACACCTCCTTTTGTGTGatgttttcttaaaattgaTAAAGTATTGTGTATTATAATCGCAAAACTAAAACCCATATTGTTCAACTGCCACAATTGTTTCATTTGGCCAAGTTTGAGATGTACTGATTTTATAACAACAAATTTGTGATCTGCATACTACAAGTCCAACAAACTGTTGGAGTTGAACTGTGATGTTAAATTAAAGATGTGTATAATGTATTAAAACACTATCTGAATCTTGAGGTATTAAACATGTTAGGTAGAATGTTGAATTTAGAGAGTTACCTATGTAGAAAGAGTCATTAAGATTTTAGCTAAAACTCCTCCAAACTTTGTGTAGAAGCTTTAGTAGCGGTAATTCACGTGTGATTAGTCACCAAGACGGATTGTTGGAGTAAAATCTGGCTTATAGTTTGTAGTTACTACTTGAATACGTAAGTTAGTGTCTCAGTTGTGTAAGCTATTTTGTAGGTCCAGAGTTGTATATGCTGTGTGAGAACTCTTAAGTTTTTGCGATATGCAAAtcttatttgtcttattttgtaTAGAGTACATTTGTTGAAAGAATTTGTGCAAATGATGTAGATAGGACATCTTTTGATACTTTCTATTTTAgcttgatatatttattttatatatctttgTGTTGTAAAAAATTGTATTGTTGCACCTGTGAGAGCTAATAAGGATATCTTCATTCTGCtttctttaattatatatactGAAAGCAGTTATAGAAAACTGAGTTTGggatatatgtaaataaaataaagcggagtattttttattttaaaagaagttATATATGGGTTGATATTTTAAGAGTTGCATATTAGGCATTTGAATATCGACCTTTTTGTGGAGCTGGTGATAAGAGTAAGGAGCTTgagttttagtttttagtttttgctTCTCTAGGTCTGCACTTCATTTCTTGCGTGCCAATtcaaatgttttctttttcttgttgaaAGTTATCTTACAGCTATGATGTGGTTATATTCTTTTCCAATAATAACTAATGGCTTATCttcctttttcatatttttttgggtGATTGCCCTCTTTGTCTGCTTTAGGTGTCAATTCTTGCCTTTGTTCTGCTGCTCCTCCGGTGAGTtgcaactttaattttttttacctcttttcttGATCTATCAGTACTTTTGCATATGAGTGTCaccataacaatatatataaatcatctaTTTACTTCATGTTATGGCTTTTGtatattgttatgatttttttaattagtatttACACATGTACACACCAGGTGTTTGAAGAATGTGACTGCTTTTTAGCGTTGTTAATAGTTGTATGATAATTGCTTACAGATGCAAAAGTGGGATTCTCAAAAAGGAGATAGATAGTATGATCTATATCCTTTGTGATGCAATGAGCTGCCGCCTTTCACTGCGCCGATCCTAGCAAAGTTAGCAGATTCAGTCTTCATATATCTATTATACGACATGAGGATTTATTGGTGAGTTCCAATCGTTCTTTTTCTTGGTGTATTTATCTAATTTCAGTTTGTACGAAGCTTTAGGACAGAAAAAGATAGTAGAGTATTTTTTCCTATATTGCAGCCTGCAGTTTTTAAGACTCTTAAATTTCTTAATAGGTAGAACTAAGTGCAGAAAAGAGAACATATATtgttataatttgtatttgtggCATGATGTGATATATCCAATAGtcttattttgtctaaaacTATCCTCTTCTCCTAGCAATTTCGCAATCCCAAAATCACTTAAATGGACAACTGTGTTTTCATCTAGCAAAATGTTGCTAGGCTTCAAATCACACTGCACTACTGGCTGTGAATAATCGTTATGGAGATAGTCTAAAGGCTACATCGATCATTATGTCCAACTTTTGCAACATGTCTATGAATATGCATATGTCATAAGAGTGTAACCATTTGTTAAGGCTGTCATTTGGCAAGTACTCCAAAATAAGGCCTTGAAAATATCTCATAGAGATTCTATAAATGCTCAAATTAGTTAGACATAGTCATAGAAATCAAGCTCATGCGACACTGACATTAGTGAAGAATGTCCGGACTCCATTTTATGGGACTAAAttgggtatattgttgttgtatgtaTAGTCATAGTACTTAAGTAGAACGAGCTACATTAGACTTGAAACAACCTAAGTATCTAATAATTTTAGTTTCACACTTCATTTGTTGTGCTAAGAATTAGTGTCCAGGAAAGCTACTGCTTCGTCACTTTAAGAGGTGAACCGTTGCGAAGTGGTATAACAATGTTGCAAAGTTTTGAAGCGAAGCACCTTAGAGAAGCAAGTGCTTCAATGGCGAAGTGAGGTTAAGTGTGAAGTAATATGAAGCATCTCTCCtttataatatatatcataaaCATTTTAAAAGGTTTATTTTAAGAAGTTCaacatcaaaattttacatttcagACGGCAAGGGTTTCACGTCCTCTCTGATGATTGAATTTCAGGTAAGCATCTTTTCTAgctttttctcctttcttcttctacttATCCATCGTCCTTTggtgtttcttttctttcatcatCTACTTTCTTCATCCTAATTTCAAATGTAATAGGTGATTTTGATCAAAGACAATCCAGAAGAAATTGATcgcaactctagatgcatcttTTAGTGTCTGATTtataaatatagtatatataaatgTAGTTAGTACTCTCATATATGCAAATAGTATGACATTCACAAAACATGTAGAGAAACACATTTAGCAGCTATACTATGTTCGATATAATGgtatttatatgtaatttaatcATTTATATTAATCGATTTTAGATTAAGAATAAGACTACACATTGGGCCCGTGCACAAATTTTCACTTATTTTACAAAAGTCATTCCAAGTACATGCATTACTTCTATTGATCCACCATGTTCACCCACTAACTTCTCAAAGTTGCAAAGATATTTTTAGATTATGACATTTCCCCTAAAATGTTCATTAGGAATCTGTAAAGCTTGCTTAATATTGAATAATAGAAGATATGGCTTTTTCTATCTTGTCTTGATATAGAAGTTTACTGTAAGCAGTGATGTGACAATATTGACAAATTTCCATGTGACTGAACAAATAAAGAAGATCTCATTTAGAAGTATGTGTCGGAATGCTTTCCGGTATCCTTGACATAGACAAACAAATCATGTTGTTCTCATTTCCCTTATTCAACTGTGTCTCTTCATCAGTTTTGCAGGTTAgagtatcttcttcttcattttcagcCACTACACCAAAACAGAGTGTCTATAACATTTCACgtttttttatttacatgacGCTTGATATTAGATATATTACTGAAATGCTTCATAAATTACAGATATGCATATTTCATATCTGGTGTCTTCCAGTCTTAAGTTGTCCAATAATCATTTGTTTATGTAGGAGTACaatgtataattattaaatatacgTACTTTCTAAGGACACGCTATTTGCCCATGatagaacaaagcatattttgtTGCAGTGCAGTTGTAACTTATAACCATCTAATCATGTGATTGCTTCCGAAGTTTTGACTGATAGACTATGGTGCTTAGACTCTCTTAAAATGTTGTCGGGTTCGGATCTTttaaaagtagtgtatttttgtagGTATAACTTTTGAAGTACTACTGATGAAGTTATTCAGGCTAATAGTTTTGTTGTTTCAGGTTTGGATGATGGATGATAGACATAAGTGATAAATCTATTCATTTTTCTAGGGGAAAAATGTAGATAAACACATTGTTTGTgcacctttttttttgtgtgaatttCAAAGTTAATTTTCACTTAGATGTATACAAATGATGGTGATGGGGCTACTGGTTCTTACCTATGAAGTATGCTCATGAAGCTATGGCTGCAATAAATTTTATGGGAAGGGTTGGGCACGTGTAATTTTGAAGATTGTTGCCTTATGTTAAAAAGAATGCCTATGCTTTTATGTTGTCTCTGTGATTTTAGACATTTATTATAGCTAACAAACAAGgaactaaggggtcgtttggtacaaatattgataatgcagggattagtaacgcaaggattagtaatgcag
Coding sequences within:
- the LOC125844063 gene encoding F-box/FBD/LRR-repeat protein At5g53840-like isoform X1 is translated as MEKRLRLSNKFALKKCQKEVCIAQEDRVSQLPDEILVYILSFFTVKEAADTSLLSRRWLNLWTYIDHLDFDATKYLDQVFVQPKLQKGHMDKYLTWVNSALQKFKGQRLDQFRVYFDLNKFAQHDIDKWLELAFSKKVQRLELDLLRCGSFTRNFDSCYTFPERLLGLGDSSSCSNNLQILSLINQNFKSLKVLILKSVNVTGQVLEFFLRNCPFLERMQVHGSGTLKNLEVVGPSLKLRHLEIYSCFNVKSLKICDTNLISLRTSAGKVLLLKNVPMLVDVEILGMPYTHLLDDISSRLLCVLSQLEVLTVDACISLFDYPHEDLEHYNFPELTKLKKFVFITFGNSLRVSGQSLLGCTSIIRAAPQLKEFELQVMSIPFEAKKECKKAAIKCPLHHLKVVKFLGFYTGLFQLELVRYFLENGVALEKVIIDPGTPFFYRIPPCPSEIKHTQTSRNLAKLQLEREVPPAIELVIL
- the LOC125844063 gene encoding F-box/FBD/LRR-repeat protein At5g53840-like isoform X2, with translation MEKRLRLSNKFALKKEVCIAQEDRVSQLPDEILVYILSFFTVKEAADTSLLSRRWLNLWTYIDHLDFDATKYLDQVFVQPKLQKGHMDKYLTWVNSALQKFKGQRLDQFRVYFDLNKFAQHDIDKWLELAFSKKVQRLELDLLRCGSFTRNFDSCYTFPERLLGLGDSSSCSNNLQILSLINQNFKSLKVLILKSVNVTGQVLEFFLRNCPFLERMQVHGSGTLKNLEVVGPSLKLRHLEIYSCFNVKSLKICDTNLISLRTSAGKVLLLKNVPMLVDVEILGMPYTHLLDDISSRLLCVLSQLEVLTVDACISLFDYPHEDLEHYNFPELTKLKKFVFITFGNSLRVSGQSLLGCTSIIRAAPQLKEFELQVMSIPFEAKKECKKAAIKCPLHHLKVVKFLGFYTGLFQLELVRYFLENGVALEKVIIDPGTPFFYRIPPCPSEIKHTQTSRNLAKLQLEREVPPAIELVIL